From Cognatishimia activa, one genomic window encodes:
- the addA gene encoding double-strand break repair helicase AddA — protein MKRNDATERQVQAARPDASTWLSANAGSGKTRVLTDRVARLLLEGVQPQHILCLTYTKAAASEMQNRLFKRLGSWAMRDDTALKTELLELGVEGVINSRRLNDARTLFARAIETPGGLKIQTIHSFCSSLLRRFPLEAGVSPLFKEMEDRAAALLREEIVDEMAGGNDSNLIADLARHFTGDSFEMLTADIVRSAHSYAKPVSKDRLFEVLGLKGGTTDETIAASVFLGDEADLIASLIEVLKTGGANDGKAAAKLAVLPQIGYDALPVLEGVFLTGEKAKEPFSAKIGSFPTKKLQKDHPDLIARLDKLMMRVEDARKDRLALANARRSLALWSFAHRFLEHYEANKQRLGWLDFDDLILRARNLLSDPNVAQWVLYRLDGGIDHILVDEAQDTSPVQWQVIERLAQEFTSGTGARDDTQRTIFVVGDKKQSIYSFQGADPAEFDRMRAEFGERLQASEAPLQNLELEYSFRSSDAVLRVVDACFAVQPSTKFEQHIAFNSDLPGRVDLWPVVEKTEAPEEGDWYDPVDRLSDTHHTVQLAQNIAWEIKRMIREQVSIPAKKGKEGVYTQRPVRAGDFLILVQRRSDLFQEIIRACKVAKLPIAGADRLKVGAEMAVKDLEALLKFLGTPEDSLSLATVLRSPLLGWSEQQLFDLAHRRTTPFLWQALRDRGEEFPKTMTFLGDLMGQTDFLRPYDLIERILTRHDGRRKLLARLGNEAEDGINALLSQALAYERSAVPSLTGFLVWMETDDLEIKRQMDSASDQIRVMTVHGSKGLEAPIVIMPDTGKRLLRMTDQIVHTEDVALWNSGGATAPDAVRAARETKADAQRQERMRLLYVAMTRAEKWLIVAAAGDLDKSGDTWYQTIEAGMKHLGAEPHGFAEGQGLRYEHGDWSGELVAEAIKTEAAIPELPLHYKTPAAKVSAPDAALSPSDLGGAKALPGEAGLDEEAAKKRGRQIHLLLEHLADEPEDNWHDLAPRILENAGEGADTWTDLLAEAALVLRAPELQHLFASDTLAEVSLTASLGDQKLHGTIDRLIISESEVLAVDFKTNAVVPSDIAKTPEGLLRQMGAYAHALKQIYPGKTVKTALLWTKTGQLMSLPDALITEALGNVYRA, from the coding sequence ATGAAGCGTAACGACGCCACCGAACGCCAAGTTCAAGCGGCGCGGCCTGATGCCTCGACTTGGCTCTCAGCCAATGCCGGATCGGGCAAAACCCGCGTTCTAACCGACCGCGTTGCGCGGCTGTTGCTGGAAGGCGTGCAGCCACAGCACATCCTATGCCTGACCTATACCAAAGCAGCTGCCTCCGAGATGCAAAACCGGTTGTTTAAACGGCTTGGGTCATGGGCCATGCGCGATGACACAGCCCTGAAGACAGAACTGCTGGAGCTAGGCGTTGAAGGGGTCATCAACTCGCGGCGTTTGAATGATGCCCGCACTCTTTTTGCACGCGCGATTGAAACGCCGGGTGGCCTAAAAATCCAAACCATCCACTCCTTCTGTTCGTCTTTACTGCGTCGCTTTCCTTTGGAGGCAGGGGTCAGCCCGTTGTTCAAAGAGATGGAAGACCGCGCGGCAGCCTTGTTGCGGGAAGAGATCGTTGATGAGATGGCGGGCGGCAATGACTCGAACCTGATTGCAGACCTCGCGCGGCATTTCACCGGCGACAGTTTTGAAATGCTAACAGCTGATATCGTGCGATCCGCCCACAGCTATGCAAAGCCGGTTTCAAAAGACCGGCTATTTGAAGTGCTTGGCCTTAAGGGTGGCACAACTGACGAGACGATTGCGGCATCCGTGTTTTTGGGCGATGAGGCTGACCTGATTGCTTCGCTGATCGAGGTGCTAAAAACTGGTGGTGCAAACGATGGCAAGGCCGCTGCGAAACTCGCTGTTTTGCCGCAAATTGGCTACGACGCACTCCCTGTGCTGGAGGGGGTATTCCTCACCGGCGAAAAGGCAAAAGAGCCATTTTCTGCCAAGATAGGGTCTTTTCCGACCAAGAAACTGCAAAAAGATCATCCTGATCTGATTGCGCGCCTGGATAAACTCATGATGCGCGTTGAAGATGCGCGCAAGGATCGTTTGGCGCTGGCAAATGCGCGACGCAGCCTTGCGCTTTGGTCATTCGCGCATCGGTTTTTGGAGCACTATGAGGCCAACAAACAACGCCTTGGGTGGCTTGATTTTGATGACCTGATTTTGCGCGCGCGTAATCTGCTGTCGGACCCAAACGTGGCGCAATGGGTGCTGTATCGTCTGGACGGTGGGATCGATCACATCCTTGTGGACGAAGCGCAGGATACAAGCCCCGTGCAATGGCAGGTGATTGAACGCTTGGCACAGGAATTCACATCTGGCACCGGCGCGCGGGACGATACCCAGCGCACGATTTTTGTGGTTGGGGATAAAAAGCAGTCGATTTACAGCTTCCAAGGCGCGGACCCGGCCGAGTTTGACCGCATGCGCGCGGAATTTGGTGAAAGACTTCAGGCCTCGGAAGCACCTTTGCAAAACTTGGAGCTGGAATATTCCTTCCGCTCATCCGACGCGGTGCTGCGCGTGGTGGATGCCTGTTTTGCCGTGCAACCCAGCACCAAGTTTGAGCAGCACATTGCGTTTAATAGCGACCTACCGGGACGGGTTGATCTGTGGCCCGTGGTAGAGAAAACCGAAGCGCCTGAAGAGGGCGATTGGTACGATCCGGTAGATCGGCTGAGTGATACGCACCACACTGTTCAATTGGCTCAAAATATTGCTTGGGAAATCAAGCGAATGATCCGCGAACAAGTCTCTATTCCTGCTAAAAAAGGTAAAGAAGGCGTCTATACGCAACGACCGGTTCGTGCTGGGGATTTCCTTATACTCGTCCAACGTCGGTCGGATTTGTTCCAAGAGATCATCCGCGCCTGTAAGGTCGCGAAATTGCCGATCGCCGGGGCTGACCGACTGAAAGTTGGGGCGGAAATGGCGGTGAAAGATCTTGAGGCGCTGCTGAAATTCCTTGGCACGCCAGAAGACAGCCTGTCCTTGGCCACAGTTCTCAGATCGCCTTTGCTAGGCTGGAGCGAACAGCAACTATTTGACCTTGCCCATCGCCGCACAACTCCCTTCCTCTGGCAGGCGCTGCGGGATCGCGGCGAGGAATTCCCAAAAACCATGACGTTCTTGGGTGATCTGATGGGGCAGACGGATTTTCTGCGCCCCTATGATCTGATTGAGCGCATTCTGACCCGCCATGATGGCCGCCGGAAGTTACTTGCGCGGCTGGGCAATGAGGCCGAGGATGGGATCAATGCGCTCTTGTCTCAGGCGCTCGCCTATGAACGCAGCGCTGTGCCCAGCCTGACGGGCTTTCTTGTCTGGATGGAAACTGACGATCTGGAAATCAAACGCCAGATGGACAGCGCCAGCGATCAGATCAGGGTGATGACTGTGCATGGCTCTAAGGGCCTGGAAGCTCCGATTGTCATCATGCCCGACACCGGAAAACGCCTACTGCGCATGACGGATCAAATTGTGCATACCGAAGATGTTGCGCTTTGGAATTCAGGAGGCGCGACGGCTCCTGATGCCGTGCGCGCAGCGCGGGAAACCAAAGCAGACGCCCAGCGCCAAGAGCGGATGCGGCTTTTGTATGTGGCGATGACGCGAGCCGAGAAATGGTTGATCGTTGCCGCCGCCGGCGATTTGGATAAATCAGGCGACACTTGGTATCAGACCATTGAAGCAGGGATGAAACATCTGGGTGCTGAACCTCATGGTTTCGCCGAGGGGCAGGGGCTGCGTTACGAACATGGTGACTGGTCGGGCGAGTTGGTCGCCGAAGCGATCAAAACCGAAGCGGCAATACCTGAACTACCACTCCATTATAAAACACCCGCTGCAAAGGTATCAGCACCGGACGCAGCGCTAAGCCCGTCAGATCTGGGCGGAGCTAAAGCATTGCCCGGAGAAGCAGGTCTGGATGAAGAAGCAGCCAAGAAACGCGGGCGTCAAATCCACCTGCTTCTGGAACATCTGGCCGATGAACCAGAAGACAATTGGCACGATCTCGCACCGCGTATTTTGGAGAACGCGGGGGAGGGGGCCGACACCTGGACGGACCTGCTTGCCGAGGCTGCGTTGGTCTTGAGGGCGCCTGAGCTTCAGCACCTTTTTGCATCCGACACCCTGGCCGAGGTTTCTTTGACGGCAAGCCTAGGCGATCAAAAACTGCACGGCACAATTGACCGTTTGATCATCAGCGAATCCGAAGTGCTGGCGGTGGATTTCAAAACCAACGCTGTTGTGCCATCTGACATCGCCAAAACCCCTGAAGGGCTCTTGCGCCAGATGGGGGCCTATGCGCATGCGTTGAAACAAATCTATCCAGGCAAAACGGTCAAAACCGCGCTTCTCTGGACTAAAACGGGACAATTGATGTCATTGCCTGACGCCCTGATCACAGAAGCTCTCGGAAACGTGTATCGCGCTTGA
- the addB gene encoding double-strand break repair protein AddB translates to MFSPSEKPRVFGIAPGIDFPQALWRGLLDRMQDQPPEAMAQVQIIVNTQRMARRLRSIADAGPATLMPRIDLLTHVGKNLAHKEIPAAVNPLRRRFELIQLISRLLEQQPDLAPRASLYDLADSLAGLMDEMSGEGVSPDSIEALDVSDQSGHWERAQAFFGIARNFLETVDQAPDSETRQRMVIQRLSEEWETNPPQHPVILAGSTGSRGTTMLLMQAVAKLPQGALILPGFDFDTPKSVWAALSDALTAEDHPQFRFQKILSGLDLTSENVAEWTNAAAPCPSRNKLISLALRPAPVTDQWRREGPNLTDLDQATQDVTLLEAPSMREEALAIAMRLRQAAENGQTAALITPDRMLTRQVTAALDRWNILPDDSAGTPLQLSPPGRFLRHVAALFFRPLTSESLLTLLKHPLTHSGTDRNHHLRFTRELELYLRRKGITFPEPEVLSAWSKTIEGAETWGVWLTNTFCDAEQPGALPFEARLETQLARSEIIARGSVDAEGSGRLWEEKAGREAVRIVEDLRENAPHAGEIGAADYADLFGAVLSQGEVRDRDAPHPNILIWGTLEARVQGADLTILGGLNEGSWPENAKPDPWLNRKMRHDAGLLLPERRIGLSAHDFQQAVGSKEVWLTRSIRSDDAETVPSRWINRLTNLLDGLPEQGGPTALTEMRQRGVAWLNMTKALEMVTPVPAAKRPSPKPPIASRPTKLSVTEIKKLIRDPYAIYARHTLRLRPMDPLMRTPDALLRGIVIHEVLEAFIKDVSEDRALLTKEHLIFISETVLAQNVPWATARSLWKARIDRISDQFVTDEKNRQNRGKPIGFEATAKTDIPQLGFTLTGTADRIDRTKTGDLMIYDYKTGAPPTPAEQRYFDKQLLLEAAMAEKGGFRDIDPAEVAEAIYIGLSNTPKTVAAPLLEMPTAQVWAEFEQLITRYLDAEQGFTSRRALRKDTDHSDYDQLARFGEWDVTEEPTPEDLA, encoded by the coding sequence ATGTTTAGCCCATCCGAAAAGCCACGGGTATTTGGCATTGCACCAGGCATCGACTTTCCGCAAGCACTCTGGAGAGGCTTGCTTGATCGCATGCAGGATCAACCACCCGAAGCTATGGCACAGGTCCAGATCATCGTGAACACTCAGCGGATGGCGCGCCGTTTGCGATCAATTGCTGATGCCGGGCCCGCGACACTGATGCCGCGCATTGATCTGCTGACTCACGTGGGCAAAAATCTCGCGCACAAGGAAATTCCTGCTGCGGTGAACCCCCTACGTCGACGGTTTGAACTGATCCAGCTGATTTCTCGTCTTCTGGAGCAGCAACCCGATCTCGCCCCCCGCGCGTCGCTCTATGATCTTGCAGACAGTCTCGCCGGGCTCATGGATGAAATGAGCGGCGAAGGTGTTTCGCCTGATAGCATCGAAGCGCTGGACGTCTCCGACCAATCAGGCCATTGGGAACGCGCTCAGGCGTTTTTCGGCATCGCGCGCAACTTTCTAGAAACCGTGGACCAAGCGCCTGACAGCGAGACGCGTCAACGTATGGTGATCCAACGCCTCTCAGAGGAGTGGGAGACCAACCCGCCGCAACATCCTGTGATCCTTGCTGGCTCAACCGGATCGCGCGGGACAACCATGCTTTTGATGCAGGCAGTCGCCAAACTGCCCCAGGGCGCTTTGATCCTACCGGGGTTTGATTTCGATACGCCAAAGTCCGTTTGGGCGGCCTTGTCAGATGCTTTAACCGCCGAAGATCACCCGCAATTTCGGTTTCAGAAAATCCTATCTGGGCTGGACCTAACTTCTGAAAATGTCGCTGAGTGGACAAACGCGGCAGCCCCCTGCCCTTCTCGTAACAAATTGATATCGCTTGCACTTCGCCCTGCTCCCGTCACGGATCAATGGCGTCGCGAGGGACCAAATCTGACCGATCTCGATCAGGCAACACAAGACGTCACACTTTTAGAAGCGCCCTCCATGCGCGAAGAGGCATTAGCGATTGCGATGCGCCTGCGCCAAGCTGCCGAGAATGGCCAAACAGCGGCCCTGATCACGCCGGACAGGATGCTGACCCGTCAGGTCACAGCGGCATTGGATCGTTGGAATATCTTGCCGGACGATTCAGCAGGAACCCCGCTTCAGCTGTCGCCTCCCGGGCGGTTCTTGCGCCATGTCGCAGCCTTGTTTTTCCGCCCACTAACGTCGGAATCCCTGCTGACTTTGCTGAAACACCCCCTCACCCATTCGGGCACGGATCGGAACCACCATCTGCGCTTCACCCGCGAGCTGGAGTTATACCTACGCCGTAAAGGCATCACCTTTCCCGAGCCAGAAGTGCTGTCTGCCTGGAGCAAGACAATCGAAGGCGCAGAAACTTGGGGCGTATGGTTAACCAACACCTTCTGCGACGCCGAACAGCCTGGTGCCCTGCCCTTTGAAGCACGCTTAGAAACCCAACTCGCGCGCTCTGAAATCATCGCGCGCGGCAGTGTCGATGCTGAGGGTTCAGGTAGACTCTGGGAAGAAAAAGCCGGGCGTGAAGCTGTGCGGATCGTCGAGGACCTACGCGAAAACGCTCCTCATGCAGGCGAGATCGGTGCTGCAGACTATGCCGATCTGTTTGGGGCGGTGCTGTCGCAAGGTGAGGTGCGTGATCGTGATGCTCCACATCCCAATATCCTGATCTGGGGCACCTTGGAGGCCCGCGTTCAGGGCGCAGACCTGACGATCCTTGGCGGCCTGAATGAGGGCAGCTGGCCTGAAAACGCCAAACCCGACCCATGGCTCAACCGAAAAATGCGTCATGACGCGGGTCTATTGTTGCCTGAGCGCCGCATCGGCCTGTCTGCCCATGACTTTCAGCAGGCGGTTGGCTCGAAAGAAGTCTGGCTGACCCGCTCAATCCGTTCTGATGACGCCGAAACGGTGCCATCACGCTGGATCAACCGATTGACGAACCTGCTCGACGGCCTGCCAGAGCAGGGTGGCCCTACCGCTTTAACCGAAATGCGACAACGCGGCGTCGCTTGGTTGAATATGACAAAGGCCCTCGAAATGGTGACACCTGTTCCAGCGGCGAAACGTCCGTCGCCGAAACCGCCTATCGCCTCAAGGCCAACCAAACTCTCGGTCACCGAAATCAAAAAGTTGATCCGCGATCCTTATGCCATCTATGCGCGTCACACCCTGCGCCTGCGCCCCATGGATCCTCTGATGCGCACCCCGGATGCTCTTCTACGAGGGATCGTTATCCACGAGGTACTGGAGGCATTTATTAAAGATGTCAGTGAAGATCGTGCGCTGCTGACGAAAGAACATCTGATATTCATTTCAGAGACTGTTTTAGCCCAAAACGTCCCGTGGGCCACGGCACGCAGCCTGTGGAAAGCGCGAATTGATCGTATTTCAGATCAATTTGTCACCGATGAAAAAAACCGCCAAAACCGTGGCAAGCCCATTGGGTTTGAAGCCACGGCTAAGACGGACATCCCGCAGCTTGGCTTTACTCTAACCGGCACCGCCGACCGGATCGACCGTACCAAAACCGGTGATCTGATGATCTATGACTACAAAACCGGTGCCCCGCCGACGCCAGCCGAACAGCGGTACTTTGACAAGCAATTGCTGCTAGAAGCCGCCATGGCCGAAAAAGGCGGGTTCCGAGATATCGACCCCGCTGAAGTCGCTGAGGCAATCTATATTGGTCTTTCCAACACCCCGAAAACTGTCGCTGCACCATTGCTTGAGATGCCAACGGCCCAGGTCTGGGCCGAATTCGAACAGCTGATCACCCGCTATTTGGATGCAGAGCAGGGGTTCACCTCACGCCGAGCACTGCGGAAAGACACCGATCACAGCGACTACGACCAGCTCGCGCGGTTTGGCGAATGGGATGTGACCGAAGAACCCACGCCGGAGGACCTGGCATGA
- a CDS encoding nucleotidyltransferase family protein: protein MRHRPNALMIFAAGFGTRMGALTANTPKPLIAVAGKPLIDHTINLANECCLDPILANLHYLPDQLEVHLHAQGVKTIREELEILETGGGLKNALPLLGDNAFITSNSDAIWKGPNPFQMAIDAWNPSRMDALLVCIPIGQCVGYKGQGDFILAKDGRLTYGPDDLVFGGIQVMKPELLEGFSQTKFSLRDVWIDNQDAGRIHGISYPGQWCDVGHPAGIDLAEALLRGDDV from the coding sequence ATGCGGCACCGTCCCAACGCCTTGATGATATTTGCGGCTGGGTTTGGAACCCGCATGGGCGCATTGACCGCCAACACACCCAAACCGCTGATAGCCGTCGCTGGTAAGCCACTGATCGACCACACCATCAATCTTGCTAACGAGTGCTGCTTAGACCCGATATTAGCCAATCTTCACTATCTTCCTGACCAGCTCGAAGTGCACCTACATGCACAAGGTGTAAAAACCATTCGCGAAGAGCTGGAGATACTGGAAACCGGCGGAGGATTGAAAAACGCGCTGCCTCTTCTCGGAGACAATGCTTTCATCACCTCCAACTCCGACGCCATATGGAAGGGGCCAAACCCATTTCAGATGGCGATTGACGCTTGGAACCCAAGCAGAATGGACGCGCTGTTAGTCTGTATCCCAATCGGGCAATGCGTTGGATACAAGGGCCAAGGTGATTTCATCTTGGCAAAAGATGGTCGTCTCACCTATGGCCCTGATGATTTGGTCTTTGGAGGCATTCAGGTCATGAAACCAGAATTGCTCGAAGGGTTTTCCCAAACAAAATTCTCCCTCCGAGACGTTTGGATTGATAATCAGGACGCCGGACGCATTCACGGGATATCCTACCCTGGTCAATGGTGTGACGTTGGCCACCCTGCTGGCATAGACCTCGCAGAAGCTCTGTTGCGAGGTGATGATGTTTAG
- a CDS encoding aminoglycoside phosphotransferase family protein: MSDRENKIQKFIKQAGWDDAKRAPLAGDASNRRYERLLRPDGECAVLMDAPPERGEDTRPFVKIANYLTSHGLSAPKIFASDERHGFLLLEDLGDALYARVVEEDSPLERPLYTAAIDALIALHNVAPPADLPAYSAQLMAEKAAMAWRWYLDRYDPSNDEKALRIEALLETVLAPFDQKSDVLIQRDYHAENLIWLPDRSGVAKVGMLDFQDALKGHRAYDLVSLLQDARRDVSEDLEQAMIAHYLDQTGLDQNEFVADYHLLGLQRNLRILGVFARLSLHFGKAHYVDFIPRVWGYIERDLKHPATDEIREQVLAELPAPTPAHLQRLRDLCGTVPTP, encoded by the coding sequence GTGTCTGACCGCGAAAACAAGATTCAGAAATTCATAAAACAAGCTGGTTGGGATGACGCCAAGAGAGCGCCATTGGCTGGTGATGCCTCCAACCGCAGATATGAAAGACTTTTGCGCCCAGACGGTGAATGCGCAGTTTTAATGGATGCTCCTCCCGAACGCGGTGAGGATACGCGACCCTTCGTAAAAATCGCGAACTATCTCACCAGCCACGGCCTGTCCGCACCCAAAATATTTGCATCTGATGAACGTCATGGGTTCTTGCTTTTGGAGGACCTTGGGGACGCACTTTATGCCCGTGTTGTGGAAGAGGATTCACCGCTTGAAAGACCTCTGTATACAGCGGCAATTGACGCGCTGATTGCCCTGCATAACGTGGCCCCACCAGCTGATCTTCCTGCCTATTCCGCTCAGCTTATGGCAGAGAAGGCCGCAATGGCCTGGCGCTGGTATCTAGATCGTTACGATCCATCGAATGATGAGAAGGCGCTGCGCATTGAAGCATTGTTAGAGACTGTTTTGGCGCCATTTGATCAAAAATCTGATGTTTTGATTCAACGAGACTATCATGCCGAGAATCTCATCTGGTTGCCTGATCGCAGCGGTGTTGCGAAAGTAGGTATGCTGGATTTCCAAGATGCTTTGAAGGGCCATCGCGCCTATGATTTGGTGTCTTTGCTCCAAGACGCGCGGCGTGATGTTTCGGAGGACTTAGAGCAGGCAATGATTGCGCATTATCTTGATCAAACCGGGCTTGATCAGAATGAATTCGTGGCGGACTACCACCTCCTGGGCCTACAGCGAAATCTGCGCATTTTGGGTGTTTTCGCGCGGCTATCTCTGCACTTCGGCAAAGCGCACTACGTAGACTTCATCCCGCGCGTTTGGGGTTATATCGAGCGAGATCTTAAACACCCAGCAACGGATGAAATTCGAGAGCAGGTCTTAGCTGAACTTCCGGCGCCCACCCCAGCACATCTGCAACGATTGAGAGACCTATGCGGCACCGTCCCAACGCCTTGA
- the tsaE gene encoding tRNA (adenosine(37)-N6)-threonylcarbamoyltransferase complex ATPase subunit type 1 TsaE produces MTFLPPNGLLGSAEETAEIAMEIGRQLKPGDCILLEGGVGAGKTHFARSLIQHTLETPEDVPSPTFTLVQTYDGPICEIWHADLYRLSGPDEVIELGLIDALDDSICLIEWPDRLAELVPENALTISLSMTPIEGQRQISMSWKAKKWTDKLKGVTSV; encoded by the coding sequence ATGACATTTTTGCCCCCGAATGGATTGCTTGGTTCTGCCGAAGAGACGGCTGAAATAGCCATGGAAATTGGACGACAATTGAAACCCGGCGACTGCATCCTTTTGGAAGGTGGCGTCGGTGCAGGAAAAACGCATTTTGCCCGCAGCTTGATTCAACACACGCTAGAAACCCCGGAAGATGTCCCTTCCCCGACATTTACGCTTGTTCAAACCTACGATGGTCCAATTTGTGAGATTTGGCACGCCGATCTCTATCGATTGTCCGGTCCCGACGAAGTAATTGAACTCGGATTGATCGACGCACTTGATGACTCGATTTGTCTGATCGAATGGCCAGATAGGTTGGCCGAGCTTGTGCCAGAAAACGCCCTGACAATTTCGCTCAGCATGACACCAATTGAGGGCCAGCGTCAGATATCGATGTCTTGGAAAGCCAAGAAATGGACGGATAAGTTGAAAGGCGTAACAAGTGTCTGA
- a CDS encoding PAS-domain containing protein: MFVFIVLASFSAFVLATGIWVYRSKFQSGKLGLSRHHQKDWSSASKASPVFLFEHSRLTQANAAGLRFLGQKKTSDMSWPEVRSVLAEIVPQIPVSLKALEDGATVYPEQIEPLAHHLSIEQQAPFTRIELQFGDAFNPQTPGQECLEAPFPIWAEADDGSLLWKNRAFNRAGFAVHLKDALRRRARSNSNRFSLPESRGKAPKHYRLVKKKVAGSTIYYAHSAEETVAAETSRQDVVQTLGKTFAQLSTGLVVFDSEGNLVLFNPAVIDLFGFSAGFLSARPSIESFFDHMRDNRMIPEPKNYVAWREQIADQISNSAENRFRENWQLPNGATIRASGLPNPEGGVGFLFEDISSQVSTTRRFRDELALSHTLLDAMDDAIAAVDALGRVVFANKSFQRYWKVDPESSFADFTVTELLNAMQRDISPKHLGRIARFLAQSDKAQEAHIACLRIASIAVDLHLVRAKGQLIMLRHAVPSEIGASPTKILTT; encoded by the coding sequence GTGTTTGTATTTATTGTTTTGGCAAGCTTTAGTGCTTTTGTGTTGGCGACCGGGATTTGGGTCTATCGCTCAAAATTTCAGTCGGGAAAGCTTGGTCTTTCAAGGCATCATCAAAAAGACTGGTCTTCTGCCTCTAAGGCTTCTCCTGTTTTTCTGTTCGAGCACAGCCGATTGACCCAAGCCAATGCCGCCGGTCTGCGGTTTCTTGGGCAAAAAAAGACCAGCGACATGAGTTGGCCAGAGGTTCGATCTGTCTTGGCTGAGATTGTCCCGCAAATTCCTGTTTCCTTAAAGGCGCTGGAAGATGGCGCGACGGTGTACCCTGAGCAGATCGAACCGCTTGCACATCACTTATCGATCGAACAGCAAGCACCTTTCACTCGCATCGAACTGCAATTCGGAGATGCCTTCAATCCTCAAACTCCTGGCCAGGAATGCCTGGAGGCCCCCTTCCCTATTTGGGCCGAAGCCGACGATGGCAGCCTCTTGTGGAAGAATAGAGCGTTCAATCGCGCGGGGTTTGCCGTTCATCTCAAAGACGCACTGCGCAGGCGCGCGCGCTCCAATTCCAATCGATTTTCGCTTCCAGAGAGCCGAGGAAAGGCTCCGAAACACTATCGCCTTGTTAAAAAGAAAGTCGCGGGATCAACGATCTACTATGCCCATAGCGCAGAAGAGACGGTAGCGGCAGAAACTTCGCGCCAAGATGTCGTTCAAACCCTCGGCAAAACATTCGCTCAGCTTTCTACTGGACTGGTTGTGTTTGATAGCGAAGGCAATCTGGTTCTGTTTAATCCCGCGGTGATAGATCTCTTTGGGTTTTCCGCCGGCTTCCTCAGCGCACGCCCCAGCATCGAAAGCTTCTTTGATCATATGCGCGACAACCGAATGATCCCCGAACCAAAGAACTATGTCGCATGGCGTGAACAAATTGCAGATCAGATCTCGAACTCTGCGGAAAACCGGTTCCGAGAAAACTGGCAGCTCCCGAATGGCGCTACCATTCGGGCAAGCGGGTTGCCCAACCCCGAAGGCGGTGTTGGATTCTTATTCGAAGACATCAGCTCCCAGGTTTCAACCACCCGCCGATTTCGAGATGAATTGGCGCTGTCACACACGCTCCTTGACGCGATGGATGATGCCATTGCCGCAGTCGATGCGCTGGGAAGGGTCGTCTTTGCCAACAAATCCTTTCAAAGATACTGGAAGGTTGATCCAGAAAGCAGTTTTGCGGATTTCACGGTGACAGAGCTTTTGAACGCCATGCAAAGGGATATTTCACCCAAGCACCTAGGCAGGATCGCACGTTTCTTGGCGCAATCGGATAAGGCTCAGGAAGCGCACATCGCCTGCCTGAGGATCGCGAGTATAGCTGTCGACTTGCATTTGGTCCGCGCTAAAGGTCAGCTGATCATGTTGCGCCATGCCGTCCCATCCGAAATCGGCGCAAGCCCTACCAAAATTCTCACTACATAG